TGCAGGTATAGACAGGTGTGCATAGTTTAACACAAGATGGAATGGCCAAAATGCCAAACTTGTGGCTTTAGTTCACAAACTAATGGGCGATGTCATGATGGGTTACCACTTGGTTGACCACAATATTATGCTGCATTCCGGACTGCTTTGAGGTCAATATTTCCCAAACTCCTACTATAAAAAGTACTATGGAACGCCATGCAAAGAACCATCAAACAACAATTTCTATTAATGGgtggggagagaaaaagagaagcacaggattttttttgtgattaaaTGTTAACCcgattattttaaaaagacaacTATAGAcagcacaacaaacaaatgataGATACATCCATGTTGTGGcccaatttttttttccaatgatCCATTATAGTACGGAAGCCCTAAACGGACATGgaatcatacattttatttcctctgttttcccgTGATAACAATTTAATTTTAGTTGTTATCTCGTGATAAGGAACCTTTGTTTTCCCGAGATAACAGGATAAATAACTCGTTATCTGGAGATAAGTCTATATATAGCCGATCTTTACAGGAACTGTTGCATTCAGTGTAGCATAATAATGCATCcacaaactttatttctatagatcaataattaaaatagCTTTACTAGCTCATGGGATCATGGGATCATTTTGGCTCGAGAGTATGAAtatcattaattaataattaactaaaatgaaataatagGGGCTGCATTCCATTCTTCTGCCATAATAACCTATTCATGCAGCCCTCAAACTCAGTAAGACACTATATATCAACCACATCATTTCATCAGGTTCAGGGGGTAGGCTAATtgctgtcttcttttttttttttaccttgaatCATTTAGTGATCTCAAATGAATTATCCTGTTATCTCgggaaaacaaaggaaatataATGTATGATTCCATGTCCGTATAGGGCTTCCGTATTATGGTGACACTCTCCATTCATTCATGAAACAGTTAATATACACAATAACAGGTAATATTGTAGAGGTTAGTATGAGGTTGTAGCTAATCCCATATTATCTAATGTTCAGTCTCCTCAATGCTGATCCATATTCAGGCAGTTTGCATTCCAAACATCAGAAACATTACATAATTGGATTACATATGGtatgtaaatacaaatgaaagaaagaaactaagacacaaaaaatctgtttaatttaattgacagcaaattaaattttttccacaaaacagtttttcagcTGCTCATTTACAGTAACTCACCTTCTTCCCTCAATTTGTTGTCGCGTTCATCTACAACACAGTGACCTCTGCTGGTCACTCTAGATTACACTGCTTGGATAAGCCCTCATATAAGTAATGATGCTGTAATTGTAAATGGACAGTGTTTATATGAGACATTTGTAGTCTAAACAacaactcaaagtgctttagaCTGAAAGGCGGCGATTCACCCATTCagacaaacattcatacagcatTTCAACATATGACACATAATTTACACACTGACGGTGCAGCCAACAACAAGACGTGTATTTATGTAGCCtatgtatgcatgtatttattatttattttatttgtcttctgATGTTACCCTGGtagattctgtgttttataGATTTGTTTCCACTCTCttgggttttattttactttttatgcATTAAATCCTTTTCTGCCCACTGCCTCACTACCTGTCccaaatgagaaataaaaagaagaatcaGGCTAAACCTTGAATCTGCTTAACGACCTTTGTTGCATGTCATATCCCTTCTCTACCAGACttctcagacattttcattttttctctcttaattgtttgctgtcaaataaataccagATACTGTATTATTTGTAAATTTCAATTATGGGATGCATTAATCTGTGTAAGCAGTATTTCATTGTTATAGTTGTTGGGATGGAGCTTGTTGAATGGAGATGAGACGCAATAATTCTGTACTGTGAGGAAGTTGAATGCATCATTTGCTAAGCGTATTGTTAATTGTGTATGTAAAATCCAAATTTGCATAGTCGGAACGAgctgttaaataaatacatttagtaCAGTAACAAGTAATTCCATGCATGAACTGGTGTAAAATGGAAATACTAAAGTAAAAGGTCCTTAAATGTACATAGTTACATTACATTAGTTTCTTGATAAGTTGgatttaatgaattaattgaAAGTCCTCATAAGGATATCAAGCTCAACACGTGGATGAGTTTAGGCCTAGtgtcaaacaacaacagaaggaTTGGACAACGTCCTGCCCTCACAGCTCAGTCCGTCGGGCAGAGCAGTCAGTGGTTGTGTAACCTAATGATCCTGGTATGACATCTGGCATTTGGCCTCAGTGACCACGGCAGAAGCTTCTGAAGGGAAAATCAAATCAATGCTACATTGACTCTGTCAGAGCGCGATGGAAACCTAATTAAAGGCCCTCCAGGCACAGCTGGTCATTTTATGCAGCCAAGCACCAAGGCTGTAAAATTAAGCCAGTAATATGTACTATTGCTTTACTCTGAACGCCGAGGGAGGGGGCATGCAGGCCTCCCTGAGCAGCATAGTGTCAGCATTCCATATGCTAAAAACTCATGCCAATGTCATGTCACTGTTATTAGCATACAGCAGTGTATTCTGGTCTAAATTACCTTGCATATTCGGTACACTATAAACAACTGAACTGATGTGTTTGctataaaaagtataaaatacaaTGATAGGACAGTGTGGTGTGGAAGTGTTGACATTGACTGATGGTTAATGTTAACTATTTCTGGTCCACCTGCATTAACCATAGTTCCATTTATAAATTGTAAGTGGTAACCAAAGCTGGATAATGAGCTTACATGTAAGTAAAAAGCAAGTCACAACGTTGTGTCTGCTATTATGATTGTATAATGATCATTGAAGCTGTCCTTAGTGGAGTTAATGAACTTCCTTCGATGACTGGGCAGCTTCATTGAGTCTTGTTGCTGCCGGGATGTTGCCATGGTTAGAGACCAAAACTAAAACCCAAACCTCACCGGCAAACCTTGCTAAACTGCAGAGAACTAGCAGACGGATAAACTGTTAACTGTCAAGAAATAGATCCAACATATGACTTACCCTGGAACCACATACtatggttttatttctttttgagtaaagattaaacaaacaagacagcTTGTCACCAGAACAAAGTGTAGGCTGTATGTTTGAAGTTGGCCAGGCTCAGCCAGACTTCCAAGCCTTTATGCTGAGTTTGGCTTACCATGACCTGGTTAGTACGAGATACATAATACACAGATATGAAATTGATATCAATCTCAGTCTCTGAGAAAAGTGAAGAAGTTTACTAATGTTGAACCTTAAGGGAatatagaaacagaaaaagacattACTGTCATTATGTGGTTCCTTTTTAACAATACAATCCAGATGTTATTCCCATACCCATCACAATGGGTATCACAATTCATTTGgcaatgtttcttttttcactaTTGAGTAATTGTTCACATGTGGCATTGTCCCTGTACAGACCTTGTTGGATTGAATGTACACAGAAGGGATGCCAGGCAGTCATGCATTGATAAACCCAAAGTACCCATTATATATGCTTTGTGCAAGAAGGCAGGTAGGAAATGATCCGTTAAACCACATTATCCACATTCTAGtggttaatttaaatgtaaaggcCTCTCTGCTGGCTCTAACATCTTTATGTTGACGGCACCAGGAGCAGGTCCTACGTGAAAAACCAGCCATAAACAAATATCAAATCACTCTGTCAGAGAGGGAGATATTGATGGCACTGGTTAGAGTTGGTACTGCTGGCAcgggagaggggagggggatgGGGGGCATTGTCCCGTCGGGAGGCAATCGATACTCACATCCTGTGAACCCTGCATGTTACACGGTAGAGcactcatacacacaggcagcaccagcacacacacatacacagagaaacaacGACAGACAAGAGAAAAGGAATGTGGACCGGAGTTTGGTACCAGCGCAAGAGGAACTCCAAAACAGCTTCATGGGGTAGCCATACAGACTCTGTCCGCTCCTAGACACATGATGCAGGGCATCAAGAGGCAAAGAGGGAACCCATACCAGTGATATGTAAGTGCTACTGAAatggtttatttattgttctgACATGCACCCTTAATTGTGCAACACATGCGTCCAGGAATAACTCATGCACAATAGTTTTCTCAAAGGGGCAAAATAGtaattgtaaatgtaatttgttattgtcattgtaaAAAGAAAGCAAATTGTTCTAAGTGAATTTCTAAAATTATCATTAAACCAGACTACACCTGTTGTATATCATATAGAATAGAAATAGATGTAATGCTTCACAGCTCAGATTAATTTGCTCATCAAAAATTGGATTCTGGTCACACTaatgacatttttggaaatacCAGAATGACCACACACTAACTCAAGTGATATGCTTGCTTCATCATTTTTGGCTTTGAAAACGATCAACTGGTTCgaaaaaaaactgacaataaaaatattGGAGTTAAGTCGTATTCTTTTGAACTAAGTGTAGACTGAGGTGATGATGTTGGATGGCTTCTTGAGCTAAAGGATTGATTGAATATAGCCTGGAGTTTAATGGCACTGACACTTTGTTGTAATAAAGTTGCAACAAAATGCCACACCACATCTGTTTGGTCTGGACGAGGCTCATTTCTACATTGTCATGATGGACaatcatgtttttctgtcagaCAACAACATGATCTCACCTGAATGATATGAATAAgtcatgtaaaatatatatctacAACGTAGACTAttaatgtttgttatgtttgaaAGCATGTAACTGAAGAGATTCACAGCGTAAAgtttttaaagacacaaataaatcaTCCTACTGCTAGAAATACTTACAGTACTACAGACCACCAATAGGTGCAGCCCATAACAAATACCCTCTTTTCTCTGAGTAAGCTTTGCTATAGACTATCGTGGTCAGCTGTAGTAGAAAATGACTGAGCATAGTTAGAAAATAGacctatttattattttagattttccGATTTCTCTTCTTCAATAGGAACTAGTGGGATTGAGAAAGCCATACCCAGATCTCTTCAAGATCTTGGAACTGCGACATCACCCAAAATACGGGATCAAACACCAGCAGCATGATGTCAGCGAGATTGTAAACAATGATCCAGGTCAGGGAAATTTATTTGGAGCAGAAAATGCAAACATTCAACCAAAACTCTCTATTGAAAAAAtccacaacagtttacaacccAAATGTCTGGTTCAATGTCCCGTTCAGAATTTATGCACATTTACTTTCCCTCTGCCATTATTAATGAGGTTACTGCTGCACCTACTTTCAATTTTATCTCCAGAAGAAGCATTAGCCAATCTGGCTAAACTGTTTTCAACCTGTCTGATTATCTGTCTTTCTAGCCTTTTTGGATTCATTGTTAGTTATGTTGCCACATTACACTCACTAAACCACTTTCACAAGTGCAATGTTATCATAACCTGTACAACTGATGGCCAGtgctacaaaaataaaacccaagtTGTAATGAACATAATCCTTAAAAAGGCTTTCTGGATCTAAAGCAGTGGATGTTGTCATGGATGGATTACTGAACAGGCCTATGGGGCAAAGATCCAGTTATCAGATCCTCTGCATGAAGGGAGTTACTATTTCTTGTTTGAAAGTCAAAACGATCAAGTAAAAAAGGAACCAAATGACCATAAAGAGACAAGATGATCATAGACAGACATCAAACAATGAGAAACAATATCATAATCATTCCATGCATGCTGTGTCTTCACAGTTTTAAGAAATGTGGCAGTGAAGTGGTGAGAAGCTGACCATGGGTGACTGGAACCTGTTGGGCAGCATCCTAGAAGAGGTCCACATTCATTCCACCATCGTGGGCAAGATATGGCTCACCATACTCTTCATCTTCCGCATGCTGATCCTGGGGGCTGCTGCTGAGGATGTATGGGATGACGAGCAGTCCGAGTTTGTTTGCAACACTGACCAGCCAGGCTGCAAGGCAGTCTGCTACGACCGTGCCTTCCCCATCTCCCTTATTCGCTTCTGGGTCCTGCAGGTCATCTTTGTGTCTGCGCCCTCACTGGTCTACATGGGCCATGCCCTCTACTGCATCAGATCACTGGAGAAGGAACGCCACCGCAGACGAGTTCAGTTGAAGGAGGAGCTGGATGAAGCTGAGTTGGCGTTGGATGACCATAAGCGCATGGAGAGGGAGCTGAGAAGGTTAGACGAgcagaggaaggtgaagaaggcTCCTCTCAGAGGATCTCTGTTGAGAACCTACATCATCCATATCCTTACACGCTCTGTGGTGGAGGTCTGCTTCATCCTGGGCCAGTATCTACTCTATGGTGTCCAATTGGAGCCACTGTATAGGTGTGAGAGGCTGCCTTGCCCCAACAGTGTAGACTGTTACATCTCCCGGCCCACAGAGAAGACCATTTTCATGGTCTTCATGATCGGCATTGCTGGTGTGTCACTTTTCCTCAACATTCTGGAAATATCTCACCTGGGCATCAGGAAAATCAAACAGGCACTGTATGGAGATAGATACATTGAAGATGACAGTTTGATTTACAAGTCCAAAAAGAAGACATCCTTACCACAcctttgtgtaatgagcaatTTATCACCTCACAATGGGCCTTTGACTCAGACGTTCAAAGTGATTCCAGAGGTGGATATGAAGCCTCCTCATTACAGCACGGGGCTCAAAGCCAACCAGGATGCACAAAGAAATAACAGCTTGGCTCATCTGGGACACAGTCAGACCATCTATATCTGCCCCCAACCTAGGATGCCACCCAGATATGGCCAGATCTGTGCAATGCAAGCCCCCCAAACCCATGAACGTCCAGAGGGCCACACAGCCATGGTGGACCACCATTCTCCCTGGGCTTCAGCTGTATCCAATGCAGAGGGAAGTGCAACAAGCCATCTTGCGGACATCCAGGAGGGAGAAACCCCTCACCCAGGCCATTTGGAGGGTCTGCTGTCTGGTAGCACCTTCAGACCCAGCACTATCAGAGACCTTAATGAGGAGGAGCGTAGGGAATCATTGAGGAGTGAGGTCCTGATCCCCAACCCCAGAAAGACCAGCTTCATGATCAGACCACCCTCTGAGAGTTTGTCCTCCATCAGTGACTCCATGAGCTCTTCCTTACATACTTCAGAGGAGTCGGATGAATTAGGCTCCCTACAGGGAGACATGCCCATGATGCCACCTGCTGGAGGCCGGAGAATGTCAATGGCaagtaaagacaaaatattattttgtgttataAATGTTATAAAGTCATACGTTTTCCTGTTTATTTAGACAAAGCCCAGAAGTGACAGACTGGCAGCCAGTGTAGATTTAGTGTTCTCTGTGGAAGTACTGAGAAGAAGTCAAACTGCTCTGAAGGTATTTGAGATAATGGCCTTCAGATCTGACAAGAGGTCAGATAAaagctttattatttattaaaaaaggaaaaacagcaacaaaaataaagaggaggaaatgtgcaATATAAAGAAAGAGCATTGAGGTGATGTCACAGAACAGAAGttgtttctaatattttttgtgtaagttagttaatcatatttttatcataaccaaaataaaatatgtaaaatgcaaaactgaTCGAAGCTTATTACAAagataaacatattttataaaatactAATTTGatcgaaaaaaaaaagaaaaaaaaagatatacatattttatatttgcaaATTTAGGATGCGTGtgatattaaattaaaaagttttaaaaatacattgaatTCCATAATATTGTACATAAGattgtatatattttacagttaataaCTAAATCGCACTCTCACGATTACTAATTCATTCTCAAATTGTTGTGCAAAGGAAttaccagaagaaaaaaaacttaatttggCATATGACAagatttcaatattttgatGACTTTGTGTCACCTGTAGGAGCAAAACCAGCACAACAGACTCTTGTCGTTTTAAGGGAGTAATTTTCAACAGTTCAACAATAGttcaacaataaacacattcctGTTCCAACTAGTCACAGGAAGTATaaagtcattttaaataaaagtcagtttgtttttttacgaG
The sequence above is drawn from the Hippoglossus hippoglossus isolate fHipHip1 chromosome 22, fHipHip1.pri, whole genome shotgun sequence genome and encodes:
- the LOC117756145 gene encoding gap junction alpha-10 protein-like; protein product: MGDWNLLGSILEEVHIHSTIVGKIWLTILFIFRMLILGAAAEDVWDDEQSEFVCNTDQPGCKAVCYDRAFPISLIRFWVLQVIFVSAPSLVYMGHALYCIRSLEKERHRRRVQLKEELDEAELALDDHKRMERELRRLDEQRKVKKAPLRGSLLRTYIIHILTRSVVEVCFILGQYLLYGVQLEPLYRCERLPCPNSVDCYISRPTEKTIFMVFMIGIAGVSLFLNILEISHLGIRKIKQALYGDRYIEDDSLIYKSKKKTSLPHLCVMSNLSPHNGPLTQTFKVIPEVDMKPPHYSTGLKANQDAQRNNSLAHLGHSQTIYICPQPRMPPRYGQICAMQAPQTHERPEGHTAMVDHHSPWASAVSNAEGSATSHLADIQEGETPHPGHLEGLLSGSTFRPSTIRDLNEEERRESLRSEVLIPNPRKTSFMIRPPSESLSSISDSMSSSLHTSEESDELGSLQGDMPMMPPAGGRRMSMSMFLDISSIMKK